The window CTAAAAATAAGTAGACTTAGAGTATTCTCATTCAATCTCTAAGCCTACTTTCTTTGATTTCTTAGCTTAATTCAGGCCAAAACTCTTGATTCACTTCAATTAAATCATCTAAAATTTGTTTGGCTACACCTGCATTTGGTACAATTTTAGACATGGTTAATGCTTGCCATAATTTTTGATATGATTTTTCAGCCCAAGCTTCCACAACTAATTTTTCAACGGCTACTTGTTGTTCCATCAGACCTTTTTGGAAACGTGGAATTTTTCCTTGAACAAGTGGTTCTGGTCCATTTGTCCCAACAATACATGGAACTTCTACCATTGCGGTTTCTTCAAAGTTTACAATAGCTCCTTGATTTTCAACAATTAATAACATCCGCTCATGAGTATTGTAGGCAATAGCTCTTGCTAAATCAACGATATAAGAAGCATGTTCATCAATTTCTAGCGTAGAACCTTCCGTTGATCCTAACTCAGCAATGCGATTGCATTCGCTAAAGACATGTTTTTCACGTCCAGCCATTACTTCATTAGCACGAGTATATTCAGGATTTGCATGTGCGACTTCATCACTGGCATATAAATAATATTTCAAATACGTATTAGGTAACGTATCAGGATCTAACGCATAAACATCCTTTGCTTTACTAAAGGTATGCATCCAACTAGCATCAGTATGTTGACCAGCTTCAACTTCTTCCGGTAACGCATAGCCATTTTTTGCTACATTAGCTTTGATTTGTGGCATTAAATCATTGCCATTTAAATCGCGAATATCTGTCCACCAGCCAAAATGATTCAATCCATAATAACGAACAACCATTTCTTTTCGAGACTTCAAGCCAATACTATGCGCCATTCGTTCTTCAATTCCAATCGGCATATCACATATATTCAAAATCTTCGCTGTTGGGCGTAGTTTTCTTGTTGCTTCTGCCACAATTGCGGCTGGATTTGAGTAATTCAACATCCACGCGTCAGGCGAATATTGCTCCATAAAGTCAACTAATTCAAGAACACCACCGATTGAACGCATACCATATGCAATCCCACCCGGTCCACATGTTTCCTGTCCAACAACACCATATTTCAATGGAATTTTTTCATCTTTTTCACGCATAGCATATTTTCCAACTCGTATATGTGCCATCACAAAATCCACATCCGTAAAGGCTGTTTTGGGATCACTAGTTGCAACAAACTTAATCTCTGGTGCTTGTTCTTGAATAATAATCTCACAGGCATCAGCAATTTGCTTTTGACGTGCTGGATCATTATCATAAAATTTGATTTGACGAATCGGTAATTTTTCTAAATTCGCTAAAAGCATTAACACGATTCCTGGGGTAAATGTACTTCCTCCACCTGCGACTACGATTGAATGTTTTTTCATTTTTGTCCATCTCCTTCAGTGTTTTCGTTCATTTTTAATAAATTTTCAAATTGTTCACGCACTTGCGGAACAGATAATCCTACAATAACTTGGAAAGCCTTCCCATTACGAACAACGCCATGAGCGCCGCCCTCTTTAAAGGCAGTATCTCCTTGAACTAAACTTTCGTCATATACACCAATTCTTAAACGCGTAGCACAATTATTCACGGTTGCAATATTATCTGAGCCACCGAGTCCTTCTAAATAAATAGCAGCTGCTTCAGTGTATTGATTTGCACCTTCCATCACTATACCGCCACCATTTGCCATCTTCTCTTTGTATTCTTTCTTACTATATAACTTCACATCAGCAGCATCATCCACTTCACGTCCCGGTGTTGCAAAATTAAATTTTAGAATAAGGAAACGGAACACAAAGAAATAAATTGCTGTAAAAGCCAAACCTATGACTAATTGAATCACATACGTTTGCCAATGATTGGCAGCTAATGGAATCCAATTTTTGGCTAAAAGATCAATAAAACCACCACCCATATCTCCTACAACACCAAAAGCATACATCGTTGCTGACATAGTCGCTGCTAAAAAAGCATGGACAACAAACAGCACAGGAGCAATAAATAAGAACGTAAATTCCAAGGGTTCTGTAATCCCAGCTAAAACAGCGGTTAACGTTACTGGAATTAAAATAGCTAATACCTTTTTGCGTTTCTCTGGTTTAGATGTTACATAAAATGCTGCGGCAATTCCTGGTGCAGCAAAAATCTTTGAATTTCCATGTAGAGCAAATCCACCTTCTGGAAAGAGCTTTTTCAGTGGTTCTGTTGATTTTGAGAATTCATTCAAATGATCCATCCAATAACGAGTAATGCCACCTTCCACTACTGCTGGTCCAAAGACAAACGGCGTATAAATAAAGTGGTGCAATCCTGTTGGAATTAAAATTCTTTCTAAGAATGTATAAAGCCAAACACCAAACACACCCGAAGCCGCTAAGAAACCTTGCATAGAGCCAATTCCAACTTGAATCTTAGGCCAAATCCAAGCCGTTAAAATAGCAATTGGTAGCATTGCGAAAAATCCAATAATAACAACTAGCGAAGAACCTTGGAAAATACCTAAGAAATCTGGTAATTTCACTTCAAAATAACGATTATGAATCCAAACAACAATGGCTGAAATTAAGATAGCGCCAATAATACCAGTATCCAACGTTTTGATTCCAGCAATCATTTTTAAACCAGTTCCACTACCTGCTTCACCTGTATAATCAACACCAAAGGTTTTGCCAAAATGTTCCAAAATACTACCGACAAAATAATTAAAGGTTAAATAAGTAACAACAGCTTCCATCGCTGCTCGTGCATTGGCTTTTTTTGCTAAACCAATTGGCAAACCAATAACAAATAGTAACT is drawn from Carnobacterium gallinarum DSM 4847 and contains these coding sequences:
- a CDS encoding 6-phospho-alpha-glucosidase, which codes for MKKHSIVVAGGGSTFTPGIVLMLLANLEKLPIRQIKFYDNDPARQKQIADACEIIIQEQAPEIKFVATSDPKTAFTDVDFVMAHIRVGKYAMREKDEKIPLKYGVVGQETCGPGGIAYGMRSIGGVLELVDFMEQYSPDAWMLNYSNPAAIVAEATRKLRPTAKILNICDMPIGIEERMAHSIGLKSRKEMVVRYYGLNHFGWWTDIRDLNGNDLMPQIKANVAKNGYALPEEVEAGQHTDASWMHTFSKAKDVYALDPDTLPNTYLKYYLYASDEVAHANPEYTRANEVMAGREKHVFSECNRIAELGSTEGSTLEIDEHASYIVDLARAIAYNTHERMLLIVENQGAIVNFEETAMVEVPCIVGTNGPEPLVQGKIPRFQKGLMEQQVAVEKLVVEAWAEKSYQKLWQALTMSKIVPNAGVAKQILDDLIEVNQEFWPELS
- a CDS encoding alpha-glucoside-specific PTS transporter subunit IIBC → MMEKIQRFGGAMFTPVLLFSFSGIMLALTIIFKNPMLVGSIANEGTFWYNSWSVIESGAWTVFNQMELLFVIGLPIGLAKKANARAAMEAVVTYLTFNYFVGSILEHFGKTFGVDYTGEAGSGTGLKMIAGIKTLDTGIIGAILISAIVVWIHNRYFEVKLPDFLGIFQGSSLVVIIGFFAMLPIAILTAWIWPKIQVGIGSMQGFLAASGVFGVWLYTFLERILIPTGLHHFIYTPFVFGPAVVEGGITRYWMDHLNEFSKSTEPLKKLFPEGGFALHGNSKIFAAPGIAAAFYVTSKPEKRKKVLAILIPVTLTAVLAGITEPLEFTFLFIAPVLFVVHAFLAATMSATMYAFGVVGDMGGGFIDLLAKNWIPLAANHWQTYVIQLVIGLAFTAIYFFVFRFLILKFNFATPGREVDDAADVKLYSKKEYKEKMANGGGIVMEGANQYTEAAAIYLEGLGGSDNIATVNNCATRLRIGVYDESLVQGDTAFKEGGAHGVVRNGKAFQVIVGLSVPQVREQFENLLKMNENTEGDGQK